In one window of Methanosarcina vacuolata Z-761 DNA:
- a CDS encoding asparagine synthetase B family protein, producing the protein MYTPKITKKGVNMCGIAGAAGTPDTNEETKRMLAALEHRGPDACGTYEAKGLSIGNTLLKITGDMPQPLVGKGALVLNGEIFNFRELAAEQGIKTDSDTELLFALIETKIKEGETPTNAIFSVLSRVNGDYALAYALDNELVLARDPVGVKPLFYSLEKGAEKPKIAFASEKKAFFQGNQIKLFPPGRVMAFNIRNGGLEEKSLTIEPPQERISEEHEAASRLRTALEKAVEIRLTKTAGIAFSGGIDSTFLAALAKNIDPSISLYAVGLPNSHDLAQAQLAAEIAGMSDSLKTHLLSPEEIKAAIPDVIYSTESTDPMKIAIGLPLYFVAKTAKEDGKRVLLTGQGADELFGGYSRHEGFLEQGPEVLDRAIYSDLKNISTINLERDDIVTMANSVELRVPFLDKEVIKTGLAISPELKVLKRDSLYIRKYILRKAADSLLPSELLWKEKKAIQYGTGVQKILDRLAREAGFSKKEGNHIEKYLKQVAEDEGFDFIFR; encoded by the coding sequence GTGTATACACCGAAGATAACGAAAAAAGGAGTAAACATGTGCGGAATAGCAGGAGCAGCAGGAACTCCTGATACAAATGAAGAAACAAAAAGAATGCTTGCAGCCCTGGAGCATAGAGGGCCTGATGCTTGTGGAACCTATGAGGCTAAAGGACTGAGTATAGGAAATACCTTGCTTAAAATAACAGGCGACATGCCCCAGCCTCTGGTTGGAAAAGGGGCTCTGGTACTCAATGGAGAAATTTTCAATTTCAGGGAACTTGCAGCTGAACAGGGCATAAAAACTGATTCAGACACTGAATTACTTTTTGCCCTCATAGAAACAAAGATAAAGGAAGGAGAAACGCCTACAAATGCGATCTTTTCCGTACTTTCCAGAGTAAATGGAGATTACGCTCTGGCTTATGCCCTGGATAACGAACTTGTACTCGCCAGAGACCCTGTAGGAGTCAAACCTCTTTTTTATTCTCTAGAAAAAGGAGCAGAAAAGCCTAAAATTGCTTTTGCTTCCGAAAAAAAAGCTTTTTTCCAGGGAAACCAGATAAAACTCTTCCCGCCTGGCAGAGTCATGGCTTTCAATATAAGAAATGGGGGGCTTGAAGAAAAATCCCTTACAATTGAGCCTCCGCAAGAAAGAATCTCAGAAGAGCACGAAGCTGCTTCCCGCCTGAGGACGGCCCTTGAAAAAGCTGTAGAGATAAGGCTTACAAAAACCGCAGGAATTGCGTTTTCAGGTGGTATTGACAGTACCTTTTTAGCTGCCCTTGCAAAAAACATTGATCCCTCAATTTCTCTTTATGCCGTTGGGCTTCCAAATTCCCATGACCTTGCCCAGGCTCAGCTTGCGGCTGAAATTGCTGGCATGAGTGATTCCCTCAAGACCCATCTCCTTTCTCCTGAAGAAATAAAAGCTGCAATCCCGGATGTGATCTATTCGACGGAATCGACTGACCCTATGAAAATTGCAATCGGGCTTCCACTCTATTTTGTAGCGAAAACTGCAAAAGAAGATGGTAAACGAGTCCTTCTCACGGGTCAGGGCGCAGACGAACTTTTTGGAGGTTACAGCAGGCACGAAGGTTTCCTTGAGCAGGGTCCCGAGGTACTTGACAGAGCGATCTACTCAGACCTTAAAAACATTTCAACTATAAACCTTGAGAGGGACGATATAGTTACCATGGCCAACTCTGTGGAGCTCAGGGTGCCTTTTCTGGATAAAGAGGTAATAAAAACAGGACTTGCAATCAGCCCTGAACTTAAAGTCCTTAAAAGAGATAGCCTGTATATAAGAAAATATATCCTGAGAAAAGCAGCAGACAGTTTGCTACCATCGGAACTTCTCTGGAAAGAAAAGAAAGCAATCCAGTATGGGACAGGAGTTCAAAAAATACTTGACAGGCTTGCCCGCGAGGCAGGATTTTCAAAAAAGGAAGGAAACCATATCGAAAAGTACCTGAAACAGGTTGCTGAAGACGAGGGATTCGATTTCATATTCAGGTAA
- a CDS encoding nitrilase-related carbon-nitrogen hydrolase, which produces MKVACIQMDVLQCRKQENLEKALHMALKAVRKGAELIVLPEVFSTGFCYEYLDHAAETLPSPLLENLACFSEANDCIIMGSVIEKVASEETSNSGTPADFENSTLSDSSNSPFYYNLGFCFESGTLAGSYRKTHPFKNENNYFSKGDSIEPISLKKQNLKIGFEICYELRFPEVARKLSLAGSDLLVTTAAFPNPRSEHWNILAKARAIENQIPHIACNRIGSAPDCSYFGNSMIIDAWGEVKADAGNKECVIVHDLDLSRKNEVRKMIPVFENRRIELYSEDLKII; this is translated from the coding sequence ATGAAAGTTGCCTGTATACAGATGGACGTGCTGCAATGCAGAAAACAGGAAAACCTTGAGAAAGCTCTGCATATGGCCCTTAAAGCTGTAAGAAAAGGAGCCGAACTTATTGTTTTACCCGAGGTCTTCTCAACAGGGTTTTGCTACGAGTATCTTGACCATGCAGCAGAGACCTTGCCTTCTCCTCTCCTTGAAAACCTGGCCTGTTTTTCCGAGGCCAATGACTGTATTATCATGGGCTCAGTAATTGAAAAAGTCGCTTCGGAAGAGACTTCTAACAGTGGAACACCTGCGGATTTTGAAAATTCTACTCTTTCGGATTCCAGTAATTCCCCATTTTACTACAATCTCGGCTTTTGCTTTGAGTCAGGAACCCTTGCAGGTAGTTACCGGAAAACTCATCCTTTCAAAAACGAAAACAACTATTTCTCAAAAGGCGACTCTATAGAGCCCATTTCTCTTAAAAAGCAAAACCTGAAAATCGGTTTTGAGATCTGCTATGAACTCCGCTTTCCCGAGGTTGCAAGAAAACTTTCCCTTGCCGGTTCTGACCTGCTTGTGACCACAGCCGCATTCCCCAATCCAAGGTCTGAACACTGGAATATTCTCGCAAAGGCCAGGGCGATTGAAAACCAGATCCCACATATTGCCTGTAACAGGATAGGTTCTGCTCCTGACTGCAGTTATTTCGGCAACTCCATGATAATCGATGCCTGGGGTGAGGTAAAAGCTGATGCCGGCAATAAAGAATGCGTAATAGTGCATGACCTTGACCTGTCCAGGAAGAATGAAGTTCGTAAAATGATTCCCGTTTTTGAGAATCGGAGAATTGAGCTTTATTCTGAAGATCTAAAGATTATTTAA
- a CDS encoding KUP/HAK/KT family potassium transporter, with translation MFSKSEFKEVVKSMGLVFGDIGTSPIYTLTVIFLLTRPTHTHIIGVLSLIIWTLIVLVTMEYAWLAMSLGKKGEGGTIVLKEILVPLLKSSRNVALVTLLAYIGTSFLMGDGVITPAISILSAVEGLRIIPQFENIGQGTIILISAVIAIGLFSVQSKGIEKITWVFGPVMILWFAAIGFSGIASIFYTPEVLKAINPYYAIRFLMDNGIIGFFVLSEVILCATGGEALYADMGHLGREPILKAWRFVFVALVLNYLGQGAFLIRNPGSTNFLYEMINQQANILYIPFLLLSVVATIIASQAMISGMFSIVYQGITTRIIPMLKIDYTSGLLKSQIYISTVNWLLLVSVLFMMLIFRESSRLAAAYGLAVTGTMSITGIMMTSIFYHRKNRTKALLSLFITFIDIVFLLSNSYKIPHGGYWSVIIAMFILSLILIYTSGQKKLYKLMKLMKSKDFLEKYNQVYATQNKIMGTALFFTRDIERIPQYISHVMFRNNIIYENNIFISIIKSDSPFGIESSFTKEPAKGLKILEIRAGYMEIVDVEQILKDQGVGEKTIFYGVEDIFTNNIIWRVFSIIKKISPSFVQFYKLPTDELHGVMTRFEM, from the coding sequence ATGTTTTCCAAGTCAGAGTTCAAAGAAGTAGTAAAGTCTATGGGGCTTGTTTTTGGAGATATTGGGACAAGTCCAATTTATACTTTAACCGTTATTTTCCTTCTAACAAGACCTACGCACACTCACATAATAGGAGTTTTGTCGTTAATTATCTGGACACTTATAGTACTTGTGACTATGGAATATGCCTGGCTTGCAATGAGTCTGGGTAAAAAAGGGGAAGGAGGTACAATAGTCTTAAAAGAAATACTCGTCCCTCTGCTCAAGTCAAGTAGGAATGTAGCTCTGGTCACATTGTTAGCTTATATAGGAACGTCTTTCCTTATGGGAGATGGAGTAATTACCCCTGCAATAAGTATTCTGAGCGCGGTCGAAGGCTTGCGAATCATTCCTCAGTTTGAAAATATAGGTCAGGGCACTATCATACTTATTTCTGCTGTAATTGCAATAGGACTTTTTTCAGTTCAGAGCAAAGGAATAGAAAAAATTACATGGGTTTTTGGGCCTGTAATGATTTTATGGTTTGCAGCCATTGGGTTCTCAGGTATTGCCTCTATTTTTTACACCCCGGAAGTACTTAAAGCCATCAACCCTTATTATGCCATCAGGTTCCTTATGGACAATGGAATTATAGGATTTTTTGTACTATCCGAAGTCATCCTGTGTGCTACAGGAGGTGAAGCATTATATGCCGATATGGGACACCTGGGAAGAGAACCTATCTTAAAAGCCTGGAGATTCGTATTTGTAGCACTGGTTTTGAATTATCTCGGGCAGGGTGCATTTCTTATCCGAAACCCGGGTTCGACAAATTTTTTGTATGAGATGATAAATCAGCAGGCAAACATACTTTATATCCCATTCCTTCTCCTCAGTGTCGTAGCTACAATTATCGCTTCTCAGGCTATGATCAGTGGAATGTTCTCTATAGTATATCAGGGAATAACAACCCGGATAATTCCAATGTTAAAGATTGATTATACCTCCGGTTTGTTGAAGTCCCAAATTTACATAAGTACCGTAAACTGGTTACTCCTCGTTTCTGTATTATTTATGATGCTTATATTCAGAGAATCGAGCAGACTTGCAGCTGCATACGGCCTGGCGGTTACAGGGACTATGTCTATTACGGGCATAATGATGACTTCGATATTTTATCACAGAAAAAACAGAACCAAAGCTCTTCTTTCGCTATTTATAACGTTTATTGATATAGTGTTCCTTCTCTCAAATAGCTATAAAATCCCTCACGGAGGCTACTGGTCAGTCATCATAGCAATGTTCATCCTCTCCCTCATACTTATATATACGTCGGGACAAAAGAAGCTGTATAAGTTGATGAAGCTCATGAAGTCCAAGGACTTTCTTGAAAAATACAATCAGGTATATGCTACTCAAAACAAAATCATGGGTACTGCCCTTTTCTTTACACGCGACATCGAAAGAATTCCCCAGTATATTTCCCATGTAATGTTTAGAAACAACATCATTTACGAAAATAACATTTTTATCTCCATTATTAAGTCTGACAGTCCTTTCGGAATAGAAAGCTCGTTCACAAAAGAACCGGCAAAAGGGTTAAAAATTTTGGAAATACGAGCGGGATATATGGAGATTGTTGATGTTGAACAGATTCTTAAAGATCAGGGCGTTGGTGAAAAAACTATTTTCTACGGAGTAGAAGATATCTTTACTAATAATATAATTTGGAGAGTCTTTTCCATAATTAAAAAGATATCTCCATCATTTGTCCAGTTTTACAAGCTCCCTACTGATGAACTACATGGAGTTATGACAAGGTTCGAAATGTAA
- a CDS encoding MATE family efflux transporter has product MSSGSVIRSEDADEQSWDRRGEKEGVLQKSTEGVNILLGDPRKAVVKLSIPIIVAMSVQTIYSFTDTFWVSGLGADALAAVGFAFPFYVIQMALTGGLGVGGGAAISRRIGARDKTGADNVAVHAFVIMLILTVVLTVLGLALIKDLFMYSGAGKTTELGVQYARVIFAGSFVFFFTNIANSILRSEGDSKRAMRSMVLGSVLNVVLDPIFIYTLGLGVAGAALATVISFASSGLLMLYWFFIKKDTYVSFRFRSFKFDKSIIMDIFRVGIPSSIEQFALALTALIMNFVIATVGSTDGVAVYSTAWRVTSIAVAPLIGISIALVSISGAAFGEKNFKKAQNTLIYAIEVGFLVETIIAVLVYLFASDITAVFTHTENAARIAPELTSLLKIMTFFYPVVTFGMLSGSLFQGAGKGTSALAATLLRSLVMTLFFSLLFAFGFGWGLPGVWWGLVVGTVIGSMIAFVWVWMYLKCMIKEGAMGGKC; this is encoded by the coding sequence ATGAGCAGTGGATCAGTAATCAGAAGCGAGGATGCCGACGAACAATCATGGGACAGGCGGGGAGAAAAAGAAGGAGTTCTTCAAAAAAGTACAGAAGGAGTGAATATTCTCCTCGGTGACCCCAGAAAAGCCGTTGTCAAGCTCTCAATTCCCATAATAGTTGCCATGTCTGTACAGACCATATACAGCTTTACTGATACCTTCTGGGTTTCCGGGCTTGGAGCTGATGCTCTGGCTGCTGTTGGATTTGCTTTTCCATTTTATGTAATCCAGATGGCGCTTACTGGCGGGTTAGGGGTTGGAGGAGGAGCTGCAATTTCTCGACGCATAGGAGCCAGGGACAAAACAGGCGCAGATAATGTTGCAGTTCATGCTTTCGTGATAATGCTTATTCTCACAGTTGTTCTTACTGTTCTTGGACTTGCGCTTATAAAGGATCTTTTCATGTACAGCGGAGCCGGAAAAACAACCGAGCTCGGAGTTCAGTATGCCAGGGTGATTTTTGCAGGCAGTTTTGTTTTTTTCTTTACAAATATTGCGAATTCTATCCTGAGGAGTGAAGGAGATTCAAAAAGAGCTATGAGATCCATGGTTCTTGGTTCAGTCCTTAATGTAGTGCTTGACCCTATTTTTATATACACTCTGGGTCTTGGGGTTGCAGGGGCAGCCTTAGCTACAGTTATTTCTTTTGCCAGTTCGGGACTGCTGATGCTCTACTGGTTTTTTATTAAAAAAGATACCTATGTTTCTTTCAGATTTCGTTCTTTTAAATTCGACAAATCAATCATCATGGATATTTTCCGAGTAGGAATTCCCTCGTCTATAGAACAGTTTGCTCTGGCACTGACCGCCCTTATAATGAACTTTGTTATAGCAACCGTTGGCAGTACGGATGGAGTGGCAGTTTACTCCACAGCCTGGAGAGTGACAAGTATTGCAGTTGCTCCCCTCATAGGAATTTCAATTGCTTTAGTCTCGATCAGTGGGGCTGCCTTTGGGGAGAAAAACTTTAAAAAAGCACAGAATACCCTTATCTATGCAATTGAAGTTGGTTTTCTCGTAGAAACGATAATTGCCGTTCTAGTATATCTTTTTGCTTCAGATATTACTGCTGTCTTTACACATACCGAAAATGCAGCCCGTATAGCTCCTGAACTGACAAGTCTCCTTAAAATTATGACTTTTTTCTATCCAGTCGTCACCTTTGGAATGCTCTCAGGTTCTCTTTTCCAGGGTGCAGGAAAAGGCACAAGCGCCCTTGCTGCTACCCTTCTGCGGAGCCTTGTTATGACTCTTTTCTTTTCCTTACTTTTTGCTTTCGGATTTGGCTGGGGCCTGCCTGGGGTATGGTGGGGATTGGTTGTGGGTACAGTGATTGGGTCAATGATTGCTTTTGTTTGGGTGTGGATGTATTTGAAATGTATGATTAAAGAGGGGGCAATGGGAGGAAAGTGCTGA
- a CDS encoding PGF-pre-PGF domain-containing protein, with translation MKINKHQFIAILLVAILIAFIPLASAAPAGTSESTVVAAAKSWIGVKSVHGGNSRSGIDCSHLVYQVYKQAGAKDIVFQTVPNMKKNAYYVTTDSPTPGDVIFWKKDITENNRNYWLISHVGIYIGNGQFIDTSFDTKTVTTESISGVYQEGLPYYARWDPGGSDDTDNDETPDDNDVNPPVAAFSMSTTSGQAPLNVVFTDKSTDATSWSWSFGDGSTSAEKNPNHTYSEAGDYSVVLTVNNEKGSSSDTQKVVVQSEPTPEIILPVADFDADNTSGSAPLSVQFTDLSQNANGWDWNFGDGDTSTEQNPAYTYGSAGNYTVVLTANNENGSSSKSLNITVEEEPGQEEILPVADFDADTTSGSAPLSVQFTDLSQNANEWYWNFGDGTNSTEQNPMHTYSSPGNYDVNLTVVNENKTASEINTINVLEESNSSDSNSDSDSNSESDSDSDSDSDSSSGSSSGGHSHKSGSSSGGVGGSPEPAKNVQVKEVLQTFIASGRDVDFNFTNNATCVESITFRSTKTVGKTTTIVEELKNKSSLVSELPEGIVYKSFNIWVGNGGYGTSKNIESPSVNFKVNTSWVDENNINRSSIILDWYDDEKKEWTELPVSLTGEDDQFLHFTANVPGYSSFAITGTKNEGNTIAAEPAQEATNNTGSNAGINAISSTSSNASSNVSSNVSINASINAISSTISNAISSTISNAINSTISNAINSTISHVISSTGSNASTIENKVAEVSKSIPGFSMISGIVCLLCVFLYRNKGK, from the coding sequence ATGAAGATAAATAAACATCAATTTATAGCCATACTCCTTGTAGCTATCTTAATAGCATTTATACCCCTTGCATCAGCAGCTCCTGCAGGAACATCTGAGTCCACAGTAGTAGCAGCCGCAAAAAGCTGGATTGGAGTTAAATCCGTACATGGCGGCAACAGCCGATCGGGCATTGATTGTTCTCACTTAGTGTATCAAGTATACAAGCAAGCCGGAGCCAAAGACATTGTATTTCAAACTGTTCCTAATATGAAAAAAAATGCATATTATGTTACTACAGATTCTCCGACGCCTGGTGATGTAATTTTTTGGAAAAAAGACATTACTGAAAACAACAGGAATTACTGGCTTATCAGCCATGTAGGAATATACATAGGGAATGGGCAATTCATCGATACATCTTTTGATACAAAAACCGTTACCACAGAAAGTATTAGTGGCGTGTATCAAGAAGGATTGCCGTACTATGCTAGATGGGACCCCGGTGGAAGCGATGATACAGATAACGATGAAACTCCTGATGATAACGATGTAAATCCGCCGGTTGCTGCATTTTCTATGTCCACTACATCGGGACAAGCTCCATTGAATGTAGTATTTACTGACAAAAGTACAGACGCAACTTCCTGGTCCTGGAGTTTTGGAGACGGAAGTACTTCAGCAGAGAAAAACCCAAATCATACATACTCTGAAGCTGGAGACTATAGTGTTGTCCTGACTGTAAACAATGAAAAGGGCTCAAGTTCAGATACTCAAAAAGTAGTTGTTCAGAGTGAACCAACTCCAGAAATAATTCTTCCTGTAGCGGACTTTGATGCAGATAACACAAGTGGCTCTGCTCCTCTTTCTGTTCAATTTACAGATTTATCGCAAAATGCAAATGGGTGGGACTGGAATTTTGGAGACGGAGATACCTCAACCGAGCAAAATCCAGCTTATACCTATGGTTCAGCCGGAAACTATACTGTTGTCCTGACCGCAAATAATGAAAATGGTTCGAGCTCGAAATCTCTAAATATAACTGTTGAGGAAGAACCGGGTCAAGAAGAAATCCTTCCTGTAGCGGACTTTGATGCAGATACCACGAGCGGCTCTGCACCTCTCTCTGTTCAATTTACAGATCTGTCGCAAAATGCAAACGAATGGTACTGGAACTTTGGAGACGGAACTAATTCAACCGAGCAAAATCCAATGCACACTTATTCCTCTCCCGGAAACTATGATGTCAACCTGACAGTAGTTAATGAAAACAAAACGGCCTCAGAAATCAATACAATAAATGTACTGGAAGAAAGCAATTCCAGCGACAGTAACAGCGATAGTGATAGCAACAGTGAAAGCGATAGTGACAGTGATAGTGACAGTGACAGTAGCAGTGGTAGCAGTAGTGGAGGACACAGCCACAAGAGCGGAAGTAGCAGTGGTGGCGTTGGCGGGTCTCCTGAACCAGCGAAGAACGTCCAGGTAAAAGAGGTTTTACAGACTTTTATTGCCAGTGGAAGGGATGTGGATTTTAATTTTACAAATAATGCAACCTGTGTTGAATCGATAACATTCAGGTCAACAAAAACCGTTGGAAAGACCACGACAATAGTAGAGGAACTGAAAAATAAGTCAAGCCTGGTTTCCGAGCTTCCTGAAGGTATCGTCTACAAGTCATTCAATATATGGGTTGGAAACGGTGGTTATGGCACTTCAAAGAATATTGAGAGTCCATCTGTCAATTTTAAAGTTAATACCTCATGGGTAGACGAGAACAACATAAACAGGTCCTCGATTATACTTGATTGGTACGATGACGAGAAAAAAGAATGGACGGAACTGCCAGTAAGTCTAACAGGTGAAGATGATCAGTTTTTGCATTTCACAGCAAACGTACCTGGCTACTCTTCCTTCGCAATAACAGGCACAAAAAATGAAGGCAACACAATAGCTGCAGAACCTGCTCAAGAAGCCACAAATAATACTGGCAGCAATGCAGGTATTAATGCAATTAGCAGTACAAGCAGTAATGCAAGCAGTAATGTTAGCAGCAATGTAAGCATAAATGCAAGCATCAATGCAATTAGTAGTACAATCAGCAATGCAATTAGTAGTACAATCAGCAATGCAATTAATAGTACAATCAGTAATGCAATTAATAGTACAATCAGTCATGTAATTAGCAGTACAGGCAGCAATGCAAGTACTATTGAAAATAAGGTAGCTGAAGTAAGTAAAAGCATTCCTGGGTTTAGTATGATCAGTGGCATTGTATGTCTATTATGTGTTTTCCTGTATAGAAACAAGGGAAAATAA
- a CDS encoding MarR family winged helix-turn-helix transcriptional regulator, whose product MTAKFLTVITMKEEKIKETVKLQFEIINLFQKNFAKIFHKAGDIPYSLNKNQNRAIMIIGSTDNIMPTTLGKCLDLQKGSLTSMIDALEREGLVYRKKDPQDRRKNLISLTEKGNAYREWFIGKLEENVSDILRRLDEEDILAYKESLQIMFTTLKKLDDTA is encoded by the coding sequence ATGACTGCAAAATTCCTTACTGTGATAACAATGAAGGAAGAAAAGATAAAAGAAACAGTAAAACTCCAGTTTGAGATAATTAATCTGTTTCAAAAAAATTTTGCTAAAATATTTCACAAAGCAGGGGACATTCCGTATAGCCTCAATAAAAATCAGAATCGAGCAATTATGATTATTGGGTCAACAGACAATATTATGCCTACAACCCTGGGAAAATGCCTTGATCTTCAGAAGGGAAGCTTGACAAGTATGATCGATGCTCTGGAAAGAGAAGGGCTTGTCTACAGGAAAAAAGACCCCCAGGACCGGAGAAAAAACCTTATTTCTCTCACCGAAAAGGGAAATGCTTACAGGGAATGGTTCATAGGAAAACTTGAAGAAAATGTCTCCGATATTCTCAGAAGGCTGGATGAAGAAGACATCCTTGCATATAAGGAGAGCCTGCAAATAATGTTTACAACGCTGAAGAAGCTTGATGATACTGCCTGA
- a CDS encoding inorganic diphosphatase, whose amino-acid sequence MTERQVESVIVEIPKGNRNKFEYDKEKRLIKFDRMLSSSMVYPSDYGFFPDTLSLDGDPLDAMVLTWEPTFPGCVIDVYLVALFDMEDYKGRDQKILCVPKNDPMWNYIESVDQVPPHLFKEITHFFQTYKNLDKKQVKVIGWKSLETAITVLQEAKDRYAEQKI is encoded by the coding sequence ATGACTGAAAGACAGGTCGAAAGTGTAATCGTTGAAATTCCAAAAGGGAACCGGAACAAATTCGAATATGATAAAGAAAAGAGACTGATTAAATTCGACAGAATGCTTTCTTCTTCAATGGTATATCCTTCGGATTATGGTTTTTTTCCCGATACTCTGTCCCTTGATGGCGACCCTTTAGATGCTATGGTTTTAACCTGGGAACCCACATTTCCGGGCTGTGTAATCGATGTATATCTTGTAGCATTATTTGACATGGAAGATTATAAAGGAAGAGATCAGAAAATCCTATGCGTTCCAAAAAATGATCCAATGTGGAATTATATTGAGTCGGTTGACCAGGTTCCGCCTCATTTATTTAAAGAAATCACTCACTTTTTCCAAACTTATAAGAATTTAGATAAAAAACAAGTGAAAGTTATAGGTTGGAAAAGCCTCGAAACAGCAATTACTGTACTTCAGGAGGCTAAAGATCGATACGCTGAGCAGAAAATATAA
- a CDS encoding COG1361 family protein translates to MSERAILKTLIVYLLIGCFLVSSVSCVYASSEASADSYENKIEVSEEEQPSEEAQNSEEQLESSEEQSQSSEYADMQSSGNDETESEGTQPPENTKIESDNETETNSSENTKIESDNETETNSSENTKIESDNETEANSSENTKIEPDNETETNLSENTIIEPDNETKTNSSENNETISSENQENQSSGDEEVGTEGTENQTSGEIEVAEDTENDSSHRTGNSYHIEHSEYTIIENNTYVQSESVKKEALESSESTENSKSAAQPSASVNLHGEKTRVVSGEDILLKLSAVNLITKPVMHVQVIIIPPSGMSVSSSEFVQSGAGQYTTTYELEPGQGRDIEVRIETNQPGDFNVEGRVVYYFGEDTENAEDYTLNLPIKVEKKSSPIEEESLPGFRLTSLVLALLVAFILKRR, encoded by the coding sequence ATGTCTGAGAGGGCTATTTTAAAAACTCTAATAGTTTATCTTTTAATTGGTTGTTTCCTGGTAAGTAGCGTTTCGTGTGTATATGCTTCATCTGAGGCTTCGGCAGATTCTTACGAGAACAAAATAGAGGTTTCTGAAGAAGAACAGCCTTCAGAGGAGGCACAAAATTCCGAAGAGCAGTTGGAATCCTCCGAAGAGCAGTCACAGTCCTCAGAATATGCAGACATGCAAAGTTCAGGAAATGATGAGACTGAAAGTGAAGGAACTCAGCCCCCTGAAAATACAAAAATAGAATCTGATAATGAAACCGAAACAAATTCCTCGGAAAATACAAAAATAGAATCTGATAATGAAACCGAAACAAATTCCTCGGAAAATACAAAAATAGAATCTGATAATGAAACCGAAGCAAATTCCTCGGAAAATACAAAAATAGAACCTGATAATGAAACCGAAACAAATCTTTCGGAAAATACAATAATAGAACCTGATAATGAAACCAAAACAAATTCCTCGGAAAATAATGAAACGATATCTTCCGAGAACCAGGAAAATCAGTCTTCAGGTGATGAAGAAGTAGGAACCGAAGGTACGGAAAACCAAACTTCAGGAGAGATAGAAGTCGCAGAGGATACAGAGAACGATTCTTCACATCGCACAGGAAATTCGTATCATATAGAACATTCAGAGTACACTATAATAGAGAATAACACATATGTACAATCAGAATCTGTAAAAAAAGAGGCTTTGGAAAGTTCAGAATCAACTGAAAATTCAAAATCTGCTGCACAGCCCTCTGCAAGTGTCAATCTTCACGGTGAAAAGACCAGGGTTGTTTCTGGAGAAGACATTCTGCTTAAGCTTTCAGCCGTTAATCTTATCACAAAACCTGTTATGCACGTCCAGGTCATAATAATTCCACCCTCAGGAATGAGTGTTTCTTCCTCGGAGTTTGTCCAATCTGGCGCAGGACAGTATACGACAACCTACGAGCTTGAACCCGGACAGGGAAGGGACATTGAAGTAAGGATTGAAACCAACCAGCCCGGAGACTTTAATGTTGAGGGAAGGGTTGTTTATTATTTCGGGGAAGATACTGAAAACGCCGAAGATTATACGCTTAATCTACCTATAAAGGTCGAAAAAAAATCGTCTCCTATAGAAGAAGAATCTCTACCTGGATTTAGACTGACGAGCCTGGTACTTGCATTATTAGTGGCATTTATCTTAAAAAGACGTTAA
- a CDS encoding secondary thiamine-phosphate synthase enzyme YjbQ: MQLKIETSKRIELVDITSQVQEEVMKCEITEGICLISTRHTTAGIIINENESGLKEDILDLLNKLVPAGAGYRHDRIDNNADSHLKAVLLGASEALPVSAGKLELGTWQRIFFAEMDGPRSRTVNVTLLKA; this comes from the coding sequence TTGCAACTCAAAATTGAGACGTCCAAACGTATTGAACTGGTTGATATCACTTCGCAAGTTCAGGAAGAAGTAATGAAATGCGAAATAACTGAAGGCATATGCCTTATCAGTACACGACATACTACCGCAGGCATCATAATAAACGAGAACGAAAGCGGGCTGAAAGAGGATATTCTGGATCTTTTAAATAAGCTTGTTCCTGCCGGCGCAGGTTACAGGCATGACCGTATAGATAACAATGCAGATTCCCATCTCAAAGCAGTACTGCTTGGAGCAAGCGAAGCCCTGCCTGTTTCGGCAGGAAAGCTTGAGCTTGGGACGTGGCAGAGAATCTTTTTTGCCGAAATGGATGGGCCGAGAAGCAGGACAGTTAATGTTACGCTTTTAAAGGCTTAA